The genomic region ATTCTTAAATACGTTTTATATCTTCTGAATACACGCATACCCATATTATCAATAGTGAAATCGGCCATTCTACTATTAGGAATAGAAACCACAGAGTTTTCAAATGTTCTGATACGCGTAGATCTTAACCCAATTTGTTCTATAGAACCACTCACTCCATCAGCTTTTACCCAATCGCCAATAACAAAAGGACGATCCATGAAAATCATGATTGAGCCAAATAAGTTCTTGATCGTATCTTGGGCAGCTAAGGCTACAGCAACACCACCAATAGATAAACCTGTCAGTAATCCTGAGATTTCATATCCCATGGCACTTACTGTAAATACGATACCTATTAAAATGATGACCATCTTGGCAGTCATTCCAAAGAATGGAGCGAAACCTCTTTGTATCTGATCTTCATTTTCGTTTGCTTTTCTTAGCCAGAAAGCAACCCAAAGGTCAATAAGATTATAGAAGAATCGGACAACCTGGAATATACTATAGACTTTCAGTACAATAATTAAGAATTGTAATTCCTGAATGGAAAGCTCCAAACTTGGAGAGATCAATTTGTACCAATAGCATATAATAATAAGGATACCCGAGCTAAACATATTACGGATATACCGTCTCTCCTCTCTGGATTGGGAGACATACCCTAAGAATAGCATAATGATTCTAGAGACAAGAATAGCGGCTAGCCAAGCCCCCAAAAACATGACAGATAAACTAGTGACTTGCCAAAATTCGAGGCCGAATAATTCATTTCTTGCATAGTTGCCCAATGGCTTTCTAAGGATACTTCCTACAGTTTCTAATCCATCTGTACCAATAGGAAATACTTGCCTGTGTTTGTTCTCAATAAGCTGAATACTTGCCTCAGAGAACATCCATTTATCATTGTATTTTTCTAGATAGAAATCAGGTAATTGTCTATCAAGGACATAAATTTCTTTATTATGACGCGTAGTATCACGGTAATCGGCTTCTTCAGGAATGTCTTCAATTTCAATCCATAATCCAAGACCATCATAAATTTGCTTTAACTTCATCGATAGAGTAATTCTATCTTCTAAAGAAAGCTGCTTTAATGATTCAAGGGTTTTAGCGGCCAATTCAGGATGGTAATTATCATCTTGTTGAAAAACGAAGAAAGTAGTAACCGTTGCCTTAGGATTGCTAAGGTCAACTTTTGCCAATGGAGGTTTAACAATTGGTTTTTCTTCTACCGAGGGTTTTGTAGTGGGTTTGTTCTTGATGATCGGTTTTCCTGTAGAATCTTTCTCTACAACCTGTGTAGAATCTTTAGAATTCTCTTCTTCCGTATTTTCCTTCTTTGGTCTTTTTGGAGGCAATGCGGCAGGGTAATACCTTCTAAATACAGTATTGATTTCTCGAACAGATTTTGCTGAATACACCCAATTTGCATCTTCTCTGATCAAATAAATTTCAGGAATATCTTCAAATACAGTATAGATATAATCACCATCTTCATTGCGGTAATTTCTACGATTTGAAATTTCATCTAAGTCTAATCCACCATGTTTGTCATATATTTGTTTCAGTTTGATGGCTAGACCAATCTTTTGTTCAGTAGAATAATCGTCTCCACCTAATGTTTTGGCAGCAACTTCAGGATTATAAGCTCCAGAAGAAGGACTTAAAAAACCGATATGTGAAACAATTGTTTTATACGGTGATCTTGTACTAAATTTTAGATTAGAAAATTGAGCATAAGAAGTGGTACAAGCAAAAAGAAAAATAATGCTTAAAAGTACCGGTAACTTATTTTTACTATTTGAGTGCTTCAAAAAAATCATATATATATGACAAATACTCCTTTAGTGACAGTAATTTGTTTGAGTTATAATCAAGAAAAATTTGTTGAAAAGACGCTTTTGTCTATTAAACAACAAAACTATTCTAATATAGAAATAATTATTGTAGATGATGCAAGTAATGATGATTCTGTGAATGTAATCTTATCAACATTACAAAAATACGATATTACTGCAACATTCATTCAGCTAGAAGAAAACAAAGGAAATTGTAAGGCCTTTAACAAAGCATTATCTCTGTCCAAAGGAGAATATATAATTGACTTGGCTGCAGACGATATTCTTTTACCCAATAGAATTAAAGATGATGTAGGTAAGTTTCAACAATGCTCAGACGAGTTTGCTGCTGTTTTTTCTGATATATCTACTATTGATGAAAATGATAAGCTATTAGCACCTTCCTATTTTAAAAGAGATACGCAAGGAGCATTGTTATTAGATGTTATTGAAGGAGATGTATATGAGAGAGTATTGAGTAATCCGCCTTTATTCTCTGCTCCAACAATTACTTTTAAAGCCAAATATCTCTTAGAGATGGGAGGATATGATGAAACGCTGGCATATGAAGATTTTGATATTTGGATTCGCTTGGCAAGGAAGTATAAGTTTGCATTCTACGATGAGATAAATACTCAAAAAAGAGAAGTGAGATACTCTTTAGGTAAACAGTTTTACAAAAAAAGAGGAAACCAACTATTAAGGTCAACCTTAAGAATATGTCTCAAAGCAAAAGATCTGAATAGGAACAGAAAAGAGGATTTATCATTGGCTAATTCTGTCCGTTATCATGCCCAATTAGCCTTTTTTACAGAAAACTATATCACAGCAAAAGCATTTTATTCTCTACTCTTTCAGTTGGTTTCTCCTTCGTTAAGAGATAGATGTTTGTTGATCTTTTTAAAAAATAAGGTGTCTCTAAGTAAGGTTTATAGTATCTTTTTATCAAAAAGAGGTAAGTCCTAAAATATTTTTTATTGTATTTTTGCATTATGAAGACCAAACAAATAAACTTATTTTTTATTTCCTTATTTTTAATCTTATCCGCTTGTGGACCATCATCGGAAGATTTAACCAATCAAGGGAAAAAGAAACTCTCCGAGAATAAATACAAAGAAGCAATTAGCTTATTTGATGCCGCTATTAAAAGTAACGTACAAAATATGGATGCCTACAATGCAAGAGGTTACGCCCATATGTCGTTAGAGGAATATAGCAAAGCACAAGATGACTTTACTGAAGCCATCAATATTTACATGAACACAGAAGAAGATGTACCGAATGCCTACAGATTCTACTACAATAGAGGAAATGTAAAACGTTTTCTTAGAGATCATGAAGGTGCAATTGTTGATTATACTCAGGCAATTCAATTGGATAATTCGATTTCAGATATTTATTTGAATAGAGGTTTAGAAAATGCTGAAATAAATGGTGTAGAAGCAGCCTTAAATGATTTTGATAAAGCGATTGCTCTATCACAAAGTTCAGATAAAAGGATATATTTACATAAAGCGAGAGTGTTGATTGCTGATCAACAATTTGAACAAGCTTTAAATGTTATTGGTAAAGCCATTGCTATTGATAAAGAATACGGAGAAGCATACTATTACAAAGCACTAGCCATGAGTGCCTTACGAGGTGAGGCGGATGATGAAGTGTGTAATACTTTAGCTACTGCGGAAGCTTTCGGTTATTCCCTAGCCGCAGCTGAAATTCAAAAACACTGTAAATAATTATTTGCTTGTATGAGCAACTTTGAAAGTTTTAAAATATTTGCCCTGGAGGATAATGCTGTCTTCTCTAAAATGTTACACTACATTTTGTCTATGGATGACGAACATGAGGTAGTAATGTTTAAAGAAGGAAAAGAC from Flammeovirga agarivorans harbors:
- a CDS encoding glycosyltransferase — protein: MTNTPLVTVICLSYNQEKFVEKTLLSIKQQNYSNIEIIIVDDASNDDSVNVILSTLQKYDITATFIQLEENKGNCKAFNKALSLSKGEYIIDLAADDILLPNRIKDDVGKFQQCSDEFAAVFSDISTIDENDKLLAPSYFKRDTQGALLLDVIEGDVYERVLSNPPLFSAPTITFKAKYLLEMGGYDETLAYEDFDIWIRLARKYKFAFYDEINTQKREVRYSLGKQFYKKRGNQLLRSTLRICLKAKDLNRNRKEDLSLANSVRYHAQLAFFTENYITAKAFYSLLFQLVSPSLRDRCLLIFLKNKVSLSKVYSIFLSKRGKS
- a CDS encoding tetratricopeptide repeat protein, with protein sequence MKTKQINLFFISLFLILSACGPSSEDLTNQGKKKLSENKYKEAISLFDAAIKSNVQNMDAYNARGYAHMSLEEYSKAQDDFTEAINIYMNTEEDVPNAYRFYYNRGNVKRFLRDHEGAIVDYTQAIQLDNSISDIYLNRGLENAEINGVEAALNDFDKAIALSQSSDKRIYLHKARVLIADQQFEQALNVIGKAIAIDKEYGEAYYYKALAMSALRGEADDEVCNTLATAEAFGYSLAAAEIQKHCK
- a CDS encoding mechanosensitive ion channel family protein encodes the protein MKHSNSKNKLPVLLSIIFLFACTTSYAQFSNLKFSTRSPYKTIVSHIGFLSPSSGAYNPEVAAKTLGGDDYSTEQKIGLAIKLKQIYDKHGGLDLDEISNRRNYRNEDGDYIYTVFEDIPEIYLIREDANWVYSAKSVREINTVFRRYYPAALPPKRPKKENTEEENSKDSTQVVEKDSTGKPIIKNKPTTKPSVEEKPIVKPPLAKVDLSNPKATVTTFFVFQQDDNYHPELAAKTLESLKQLSLEDRITLSMKLKQIYDGLGLWIEIEDIPEEADYRDTTRHNKEIYVLDRQLPDFYLEKYNDKWMFSEASIQLIENKHRQVFPIGTDGLETVGSILRKPLGNYARNELFGLEFWQVTSLSVMFLGAWLAAILVSRIIMLFLGYVSQSREERRYIRNMFSSGILIIICYWYKLISPSLELSIQELQFLIIVLKVYSIFQVVRFFYNLIDLWVAFWLRKANENEDQIQRGFAPFFGMTAKMVIILIGIVFTVSAMGYEISGLLTGLSIGGVAVALAAQDTIKNLFGSIMIFMDRPFVIGDWVKADGVSGSIEQIGLRSTRIRTFENSVVSIPNSRMADFTIDNMGMRVFRRYKTYLRISYDTKPDQIDEFVDRLKEMIRKHPHTRKDFYVVNLNNIGLYSYDILFYIFFEAPTWGDELHFRHEVIRSIIKTARDLDIEFAIPPNGMDLMFMDDKGASLNSASQKTSGNKPFGFM